Part of the Brevibacillus brevis genome is shown below.
CCCACGTGGCATCGATGGCGGAAGATAGTTGCGCTAGAGTCGGTTCCATTCAATCCACTCCTTTTTATGTCAGATAAACTGACACACAATTTATTTATGTCAGATTATATGACACAAAAATTAGGTTTGCAATGCCTTTTTTCAAATAAAAGGGAAAACACCAATCCTTCTGACTATGCATCGAAAGATTGGTGTTTTTCCGTTTGATTTCGTTTCTCGATTAGCAGCCCCACCGCAGAGAGGGCTGCCAAAAACAGCCCGCTGGTCAGGAACAGCTGCTCGACCGGCAGCTTTCCGAGCCAGACTGCCCCCAGGGTGCTCGAAAGCATCCCGAAGAAGGTAAACATCAGCATGTTGATGGCGTACACTTTCCCGATGTGAGCATCCTTGGCCTTGAGCTGGATCGCCGTCACGGTCGGAATGCCGATCAGCGGTCCGCCGACTCCGGCGATGGCAGCGCCGAGAAAAGCGATCCAGTGAAAGGTGCCGCCGGCCGTGAGCAGCAGGAACCCTCCCGCTTGCGCCACCCAGCCCATCAGAATGACAAACAGGTGTCGGGAGTAACTGGCGCGCGACATGTACAGGCTTCCCAGCAGATTGCCGACTCCGTAGAAGCCCATGAGCATGGCCAGGGTGCTACCGTTTCCTTGCTCCATTCGCTCTGCGAGGAAGGGGAACCCGACGTTGTACGTAACCAGCCACACGAGGTACCCCAGGTTGCTGAACAGGAGGATGGAAAGCAAGGAGCGGTTTTGCCTCAGCTCGTTGACGCCCGTCGCGATGTCTGCGCCGTACTGTCGGACGCTCAGCTTGGAGGCGGGGCCGCTATCGGTTCGCTTGGTCATGCCAATGGTGCATACGAAAAGGACAGAGAGCAGGTAGCTGCCTGCATTCACGAAGAACAGGGTGGAAAGCGGGACAGCGGATGCGACCAGCCCGATGGTCATCGGCGCGAGGATCCGTACGGTGCGAAAGGTCGTGTCCAGGATTCCGTTTGCCCGACTCAGCTGCTCCAGCGGGACGATGGACTTCAGTGCGACAGTCCGTGCCGGCTGAAACAAGCTGGAAAATACCCCGAGCATAAATTGCGCGGCCAAAAAGAAGGAAAACTGCCTGGCTCCGAAAACGGTCATGACACCGACGGCGAGGACGACCCCAATCCGTGCCACATCCGTACCTGCCATTAACAGACGGGGATTGCACCGGTCCGCGAGAACGCCGCCGATCAAGTAAAACAAGAGTCCCGCCACCATTTCCGGAACAGCGAGCAGGCTCAGTGCCGTGCCCGACTTGGTCGTCTGAAGCAAGTACCACAGCAAGGCAAAGCTGTAGCACTGATCGCCGATGTTGGCTGTCAGCTGCGCCAGCCAAAGCTTCAGGAAAGAGCTGTTTTTCCATAGTGATGTCCGCACGCCCAATCTCCTCTGCCCTAAAATTTTCAGCAAAATTATTTTGATTCAGACAATAGAGTAGCAAGGGCGCCAGGGAATGTAAAGAGCCTTACAGATTCACGCCAACCGGTTTGCTCTCGGGCTTGCGCAGGAACAGCAAGGAAGCAAAGAGGGTCCCGGCGATGGACAACATGGTCACGGCAAAAAAGCCAAAGGAGCTGTACAGTCCGCCGGCAAGAGCGGAGCCGGTCAAGGTGCCCGCGTACATGCAGGCGTTGGCCAGACTGGAGATCGTGCCACGGGAAGAAGCCGACAACGTCTGCAGCAGTCCCATCAGGATCGGGACAAGCATTCCAGAGAGGCAAAACATTCCGGTAAGAAGTACCTGTACAAAAGTGAGCCCGCTGACGTGAGGCAGGACGCTCAGCACAAGAGCGTTGGTCAGAAAACTGGCAGCCAGGGCGTTTTTTCTGCCCAACCGCTCGACCGCCCAGCCGCTGACAAGACTGCCTACCGTGTTTCCAAGCCCGATGAACACAGTCGTGACGCCGATTTGCGCAGTGGATTGGCCGAATTGATCGGACAGCCAGATTCCAAACAAGGAAAAGAACGCGTAGAAACCCGTCATAAGCAAATAGTAGGCAAAGAAATAGCGGGAAGCTCCAGGCACCGCCAAAAGGTCGCGGTAGCGAGTCCAGATTGAGCGGGCGCGGGCGGTTGCACCGCGCACGGATACAGCGGCCACGGGCGGCAGATCCGGCAAGCTGCGAGCGATGAATACGCACAAGAGCAAAGAGGCGGCACCCACAGCAAGAAATGGAAAGGAAATGTCCGCAGCGGCGAGGAAGCTGCCGAGCGGCACGCCGACAAACTGGGACGAAGTAAGACCGGTCATCACGATCCCCATGGCTTTGGCGATCTGAGCCGGAGAAAACAGGATGGGAACGGATGCCCAAACCTGCGGGCCGACAAAGGCGGAGCACACGCCAGCCAGGAAGCGGAAGGCAAACATCGCGGCATACTGATCGGCAAAACCGCAAGCGATGGTCGCGAAGGCGAAGCCCAGCATTCCGAATGTCATCACCCGCTTTCGGTTCCAGTTGTCCGACAGCGGTCCGGCCACAATGGCAAACAAGGCGTACCCGAGAGCGTAGGCCGCCACCAGCCAACCCGCTTCAGTCGTACTGGCGTGATACAGCTCCCGCAAGGCCGGCAGCAGCGGGCTGATGATAAAGGTGTCGGTGCCGATCAAAAACATCGTACAAAACAGGACAGTAAGCGAACGATAATTCATGTCTTCATCTCCAATGATCCTATAATTCTATTGTTTAATAGTTAAATGATTTTTGAACTAAAGACCAAAAAAGATGATACCGCGTTAGAGGGTATCCAAAAATCCGGGCAGGATTTGCTCGAATGTATCTGCGTGGATGCACATGTAACGAGTTTGCCCCTCCTTTCTTACTTTGATCAATCCTGCTTCCCTGAGCGTGCGAAAGTGGTAGGAGGCGTTGGATTTGGATGCCTCGCACCTGTCGCCCACTTCGGTGCAGTTCATTTCTCTGCCTGTCTGGTGCAGCAGTTTGATGATGGCAAGTCTGGTCTCGTCAGCCAGCGCTTTGAAAATTTTGACCCGCCATTCATTAAGGGATTGTTGGTTTTGTTGTTCAATAATCATGGAAGTATCTTACCAAGGTTTTCTATATGAGGCAAGAGGGGAATGTGCGCAAAAAAAAGAAGCCGAGCGACGGCTTCTTTTTTATTGCGCCGGCGGATGCTCCGGCAAAAAGCTAACGGTCTTATGGGGAAGGAGGGGAGGATTGACGGCTTCTTGGCTGCTGCGACGATCCCTGGTTGCTTTCCGTATGGGTATCGTCCGCTGCTGTGCTGCTGGTCAAGCCTGTGACTGCCAGGCCTTTCTGGTTCAGGTTTTTCGCACTTTTCCACTTGGACATGTCGGTCGCTCCTTTCCTTTGGTTTCTCTTTTACGATGCCAAACCATCCGCGGGGCTACTCATCCACATCTTGCCCTTGCCGCTTCCTTGCGTCATGGCTTGAGGGCCCTCGTAGGACCGGGTTGGGCCAGAGGGTGCTTCGAACGGAGACCGCAGGTATACTACAAGAAAGACCGTCTTGGAGAGGAGAAAATGGGAATGGCT
Proteins encoded:
- a CDS encoding metalloregulator ArsR/SmtB family transcription factor; its protein translation is MIIEQQNQQSLNEWRVKIFKALADETRLAIIKLLHQTGREMNCTEVGDRCEASKSNASYHFRTLREAGLIKVRKEGQTRYMCIHADTFEQILPGFLDTL
- a CDS encoding MFS transporter; translated protein: MGVRTSLWKNSSFLKLWLAQLTANIGDQCYSFALLWYLLQTTKSGTALSLLAVPEMVAGLLFYLIGGVLADRCNPRLLMAGTDVARIGVVLAVGVMTVFGARQFSFFLAAQFMLGVFSSLFQPARTVALKSIVPLEQLSRANGILDTTFRTVRILAPMTIGLVASAVPLSTLFFVNAGSYLLSVLFVCTIGMTKRTDSGPASKLSVRQYGADIATGVNELRQNRSLLSILLFSNLGYLVWLVTYNVGFPFLAERMEQGNGSTLAMLMGFYGVGNLLGSLYMSRASYSRHLFVILMGWVAQAGGFLLLTAGGTFHWIAFLGAAIAGVGGPLIGIPTVTAIQLKAKDAHIGKVYAINMLMFTFFGMLSSTLGAVWLGKLPVEQLFLTSGLFLAALSAVGLLIEKRNQTEKHQSFDA
- a CDS encoding MFS transporter; its protein translation is MNYRSLTVLFCTMFLIGTDTFIISPLLPALRELYHASTTEAGWLVAAYALGYALFAIVAGPLSDNWNRKRVMTFGMLGFAFATIACGFADQYAAMFAFRFLAGVCSAFVGPQVWASVPILFSPAQIAKAMGIVMTGLTSSQFVGVPLGSFLAAADISFPFLAVGAASLLLCVFIARSLPDLPPVAAVSVRGATARARSIWTRYRDLLAVPGASRYFFAYYLLMTGFYAFFSLFGIWLSDQFGQSTAQIGVTTVFIGLGNTVGSLVSGWAVERLGRKNALAASFLTNALVLSVLPHVSGLTFVQVLLTGMFCLSGMLVPILMGLLQTLSASSRGTISSLANACMYAGTLTGSALAGGLYSSFGFFAVTMLSIAGTLFASLLFLRKPESKPVGVNL